A stretch of the Fusobacterium varium genome encodes the following:
- a CDS encoding putative transposase — MFFFYDRDLLTKLAYAVNDVFKYQFHNIKAKNQRIHKISKYSSKYFTNSDIIHYGLITVIHTFGRDLKWNPHIHAIVTLGGFNKNYQFLEKKYFHVNSIAGQWKKMVIDIVKSGNYDKPEIKAKAYAAANYLYRKNTRFFFNVAKNDLNNNIYAIKYIGRYLSRAPIAEYKIIDFYDNKVTFYYESLADDKQRIELTLDAETFLSKLIIHIPPKHFKMIRRFGIYSRNIKSELKNIMKFMRKYVSKYSNSTFYQLEIWKAFGVNPFYCFKCNARMKVKKISYFNIHTGSICWKEYR; from the coding sequence ATGTTTTTCTTCTATGATAGAGACCTTTTAACTAAGCTTGCTTATGCTGTTAATGATGTTTTTAAATATCAATTTCATAACATTAAAGCAAAAAATCAAAGAATTCATAAAATTTCAAAATATTCCTCTAAATACTTTACTAACTCAGATATCATTCATTATGGATTGATTACTGTTATTCATACCTTTGGACGCGATCTTAAATGGAATCCTCATATTCATGCTATTGTTACTTTAGGTGGATTCAATAAAAACTACCAATTTCTTGAAAAAAAATATTTTCATGTCAATTCCATTGCTGGACAATGGAAAAAAATGGTTATTGATATTGTTAAATCTGGAAATTATGACAAGCCTGAAATTAAAGCTAAAGCTTATGCTGCTGCTAACTACCTTTATCGCAAAAATACAAGATTCTTTTTCAATGTTGCAAAAAATGATTTAAATAATAATATTTATGCAATTAAATATATTGGCAGATACCTGTCAAGAGCTCCTATCGCAGAATATAAAATTATTGATTTCTATGATAATAAGGTTACTTTCTATTATGAAAGTCTTGCTGATGATAAACAAAGAATTGAGCTTACTTTAGATGCAGAAACATTTCTTTCTAAATTAATTATTCACATTCCCCCTAAACATTTCAAAATGATTAGGCGCTTTGGAATCTATTCTAGAAATATTAAATCAGAACTTAAAAATATTATGAAATTCATGAGAAAATATGTCTCTAAATATTCCAATTCTACTTTTTATCAACTTGAAATATGGAAAGCTTTTGGAGTAAATCCTTTTTATTGTTTTAAATGTAATGCCAGAATGAAAGTTAAAAAAATATCATATTTTAATATACATACAGGCTCCATTTGCTGGAAAGAATATCGCTAA
- a CDS encoding putative transposase, producing the protein MQKPTNNNIFFQLNQPKLFNFLQYEISDNDPVRKLSSILEGLDFSSLMQAFSYKTKVHPIRMFSIIVYAYSRNLTSTRDIEMACHENIKFRFLLQDSKIPDHSTISRFLVKTEDILPDLFEQFVEKIFEMENISTETIYIDGTKIEAYANKYTFVWKKSIEKYRTRLDEKILELISNFNDDFNLQYDNFLEIYSYLSNLNFQIVKGRGKRKSKEQKYLELCEEYLEKYQKYSNHFKNLNGRNSYSKTDIDATFMRMKDDHMRNGQLKPGYNLQIGVISEYISSYEIFSNPSDSKTLIPFLEKISSQNLEIKNIVADAGYESISNYEYLEKMDYTSYIKPIYFEKSKIRKFKNDLNRVENLIYNHSENKLFRKDGLELEFLYSNKNNTVQYFWNPETNKKIKYNARFRILSNKSKENVSSNYGKQLRMNRSIQVEGAFAVLKEDMKLRKLKVRSKKSVLREICLFCIAYNFNRYLSRNINNRLGTTLHSLKVA; encoded by the coding sequence ATGCAAAAACCAACTAATAATAACATTTTTTTTCAATTAAATCAACCTAAACTTTTTAACTTTTTACAATATGAAATTTCTGATAATGATCCTGTAAGAAAACTTAGCTCAATATTGGAGGGATTAGATTTTAGTAGTTTAATGCAAGCATTTTCTTACAAAACAAAGGTACATCCTATCAGAATGTTTTCTATCATTGTTTATGCCTATTCGCGCAATTTAACTTCTACTAGAGATATAGAAATGGCTTGCCATGAAAATATTAAATTTAGGTTTCTTTTACAAGATTCTAAAATTCCTGATCACTCTACTATTTCTAGATTCTTAGTAAAAACTGAAGATATTCTTCCAGATCTATTTGAACAATTCGTTGAAAAAATTTTTGAAATGGAAAATATTTCCACTGAAACAATATATATTGATGGCACTAAAATTGAAGCATATGCTAATAAATATACATTTGTTTGGAAAAAATCTATTGAGAAATATAGAACTAGATTAGATGAAAAAATTCTTGAATTAATTTCAAATTTTAATGATGATTTCAACTTACAATATGACAACTTCCTTGAAATATATTCATATCTTTCTAATTTGAATTTTCAAATAGTCAAAGGTAGAGGAAAGCGAAAATCTAAAGAACAAAAATATTTAGAATTATGCGAAGAATACTTAGAAAAGTATCAAAAATATTCTAATCATTTTAAAAATCTTAATGGTAGAAATAGCTATTCAAAAACTGATATAGATGCTACTTTTATGAGAATGAAAGATGACCATATGAGAAATGGTCAATTAAAACCTGGATATAATCTACAAATAGGAGTGATTAGTGAATATATTTCTTCATATGAAATTTTTTCTAACCCTTCTGATTCTAAAACTTTGATTCCATTTTTAGAGAAAATTTCATCTCAAAATTTAGAAATTAAAAATATTGTAGCTGATGCAGGATATGAAAGCATTTCAAATTATGAATACTTGGAAAAAATGGACTATACTTCATATATAAAACCAATATATTTTGAAAAATCTAAAATCAGAAAGTTTAAAAATGATTTAAACAGAGTAGAAAATTTAATATATAATCATTCTGAAAATAAACTATTTAGAAAAGATGGATTAGAATTAGAATTTCTATACTCTAACAAAAATAATACAGTTCAATATTTTTGGAATCCTGAAACTAACAAAAAAATTAAGTACAATGCGAGATTTAGAATTTTATCAAATAAATCAAAAGAGAATGTATCAAGCAATTATGGAAAACAATTAAGAATGAACAGAAGTATTCAAGTAGAAGGTGCTTTTGCAGTTTTGAAAGAAGATATGAAATTGCGAAAATTAAAAGTTCGAAGTAAAAAAAGTGTTTTAAGAGAAATATGTTTGTTTTGTATCGCTTACAACTTCAACAGATATCTAAGCAGAAATATAAATAATCGCTTAGGAACAACACTTCACTCATTAAAAGTAGCTTAG